A stretch of Fimbriimonadaceae bacterium DNA encodes these proteins:
- a CDS encoding M42 family metallopeptidase: protein MAGFEIDLDFLTRFLKDLLNTPSPTGYTDWAVSAVEQELEGLGIGSRRTLKGALIADVEGLRKDLPRGLSAHVDTLGAMVAEIKPSGRLRMTALNGVMWPTVESEGVWVHSSGGHPIRGSIVFQNGAAHVNKEAGTAARNADNLEVRLDERTSSAEETRLLGIEVGDFVAFDPRVEHSESGFVRSRFLDDKACVACAVTALKALKDHAVTPAQRSTIQFSNFEEVGHGGLDGLPADLAELVVVDMAALGSGLQGDEFHCTICVKDSSGPYSRRLTQKLRSIAENVGIDLKTDIYPYYGSDGSVYWRGGGQAEVALIGPGVDTSHGYERTHVDALHDTALLIAEYLVAD from the coding sequence TTGGCCGGATTTGAGATCGATCTCGACTTTCTAACGCGATTCCTGAAAGACCTCCTCAACACGCCCAGCCCCACCGGCTATACGGATTGGGCGGTCAGCGCGGTGGAGCAGGAGCTCGAAGGGCTGGGCATCGGCAGCCGCCGAACGCTCAAGGGCGCCTTGATCGCCGACGTGGAGGGGTTGCGAAAGGACCTGCCACGCGGACTCTCCGCCCACGTGGACACGCTCGGCGCCATGGTCGCCGAAATCAAGCCGAGCGGCCGGTTGCGGATGACCGCCCTCAACGGCGTCATGTGGCCCACCGTGGAGAGCGAAGGGGTGTGGGTGCACTCGTCCGGAGGACACCCGATTCGCGGCTCCATCGTGTTCCAGAACGGGGCGGCCCATGTGAACAAGGAGGCCGGCACCGCCGCCCGCAACGCCGACAACCTCGAGGTGCGGTTGGACGAGCGCACGAGCTCCGCGGAGGAGACGCGGTTGCTCGGGATCGAGGTCGGCGACTTCGTGGCGTTCGATCCCCGCGTCGAACACTCCGAATCGGGCTTCGTGCGGTCGCGGTTTCTCGACGACAAGGCGTGCGTCGCGTGCGCAGTGACGGCGCTCAAGGCGCTCAAGGACCATGCGGTCACTCCCGCCCAGCGCAGCACGATCCAGTTCAGCAATTTCGAAGAGGTGGGACACGGCGGCCTCGACGGGCTCCCGGCGGATCTCGCCGAGCTGGTCGTCGTCGACATGGCCGCTTTGGGCTCGGGGCTGCAGGGAGACGAGTTCCACTGCACGATCTGCGTCAAGGACTCCTCCGGCCCTTACAGCCGGCGCTTGACGCAGAAGCTCCGCAGCATCGCCGAGAACGTGGGGATCGACCTCAAGACCGACATCTACCCCTACTACGGGTCGGACGGATCCGTCTACTGGCGCGGCGGGGGCCAAGCCGAGGTCGCCCTCATCGGCCCGGGCGTCGACACCAGCCATGGCTACGAACGAACGCACGTGGACGCGCTCCACGACACGGCGCTGCTGATCGCCGAGTACCTCGTCGCAGACTAA